In Halosegnis marinus, one genomic interval encodes:
- a CDS encoding HalOD1 output domain-containing protein: MDDSRNGSTPGPCPPTTDYRAYHDPDGTAKLSTAVTHALADAMEQDVTEAGFVLFDTIDPDALDRLFSPSHETETPSLGHAAFVVDDYRVTVYSTGEIVITPPGGPTASGPVRP, from the coding sequence ATGGACGACAGCAGAAACGGGTCGACTCCCGGCCCGTGTCCCCCCACGACCGACTACCGCGCGTACCACGACCCGGACGGGACGGCCAAACTCAGCACGGCGGTGACCCACGCGCTCGCCGACGCCATGGAACAGGACGTCACGGAGGCCGGCTTCGTTCTCTTCGACACCATCGACCCCGACGCGCTCGACCGACTGTTCTCCCCCTCGCACGAGACCGAAACCCCCTCGCTCGGCCACGCCGCGTTCGTCGTCGACGACTACCGGGTGACGGTGTACAGTACGGGCGAGATCGTCATCACGCCGCCCGGCGGGCCGACGGCCAGCGGGCCGGTCCGGCCCTGA
- a CDS encoding MFS transporter, with product MRGGSVPETPAGRRRALATVIAVVFIDLLGFGIVIPVLPFYVRSFGVSDVFIGLLAASYSLTQFLAAPYLGRLSDERGRRPVLMLSLAGAAVAWVVFGFGGAADRAFGPVAALAVLFLARGLAGAMGGNIAAAQAYVADVTPREDRAGALGLVGAAFGLGFVFGPALGALFASDPVVAAADGLLPAFVPTTAYSLPSFAAAAFSLLALAAAAVALPEPNRTRGTAGPPGIVAPFREALADAALRPLVVVFLVASVAFSGVQVAFIPFVADSFGYDESGAGLLLTYIGVLGVLNQGVVVRQVSRRVADARMAVGGAAMLAVALAALPFAAPLGDLLPTLALPFGAGPALIVLLLVLALLSTGNSLLNVGIAAVVSRTASDEQQGTAFGVTQGAGSLGRTVGPPAMTALYVVAAAAPFLLGALLTVGTVGVLLGVARGSDA from the coding sequence ATGCGCGGCGGGAGCGTGCCGGAGACCCCGGCGGGCCGGCGGCGGGCGCTGGCGACCGTCATCGCCGTCGTCTTCATCGACCTGCTCGGCTTCGGCATCGTCATCCCGGTCCTCCCCTTCTACGTGCGGTCGTTCGGCGTCTCGGACGTGTTCATCGGCCTGCTCGCGGCCTCCTACTCGCTGACGCAGTTCCTCGCCGCGCCGTATCTCGGTCGGCTCTCCGACGAGCGGGGCCGCCGCCCCGTCCTGATGCTGTCGCTCGCGGGCGCGGCCGTCGCGTGGGTCGTCTTCGGCTTCGGCGGCGCGGCCGACCGCGCGTTCGGCCCCGTCGCGGCGCTCGCGGTCCTCTTTCTCGCGCGCGGCCTCGCCGGGGCGATGGGCGGGAACATCGCGGCCGCGCAGGCGTACGTCGCGGACGTGACTCCCAGAGAGGACCGCGCCGGCGCCCTGGGTCTCGTGGGCGCGGCGTTCGGCCTCGGCTTCGTGTTCGGGCCGGCGCTGGGCGCGCTGTTCGCCTCCGACCCCGTCGTCGCGGCCGCCGACGGCCTGTTGCCGGCGTTCGTCCCGACCACCGCCTACTCGCTCCCGAGCTTCGCCGCCGCGGCCTTCTCGCTGCTCGCGCTCGCGGCCGCGGCCGTCGCGCTCCCCGAGCCGAACCGGACCCGCGGAACGGCCGGCCCGCCCGGCATCGTCGCCCCGTTCCGCGAGGCGCTCGCGGACGCCGCGCTCCGGCCGCTCGTCGTCGTCTTCCTCGTCGCCTCCGTCGCGTTCTCGGGCGTGCAGGTCGCGTTCATCCCGTTCGTCGCCGACAGCTTCGGCTACGACGAGTCGGGTGCCGGGCTGCTGCTCACCTACATCGGCGTCCTCGGCGTGCTCAATCAGGGCGTCGTCGTCCGGCAGGTGTCCCGACGAGTCGCGGACGCGCGGATGGCCGTCGGCGGGGCCGCGATGCTGGCCGTCGCGCTCGCGGCGCTGCCGTTCGCCGCGCCGCTCGGCGACCTGCTCCCCACGCTCGCGCTGCCGTTCGGTGCCGGGCCGGCGCTCATCGTCCTCCTCCTCGTGCTCGCGCTGCTCTCGACGGGGAACAGCCTGCTCAACGTCGGCATCGCGGCCGTCGTCTCCCGGACGGCGAGCGACGAACAGCAGGGCACCGCGTTCGGCGTCACCCAGGGCGCCGGCTCGCTCGGACGCACCGTCGGCCCGCCGGCGATGACCGCGCTGTACGTCGTCGCGGCGGCGGCGCCGTTCCTGCTCGGCGCGCTGCTGACCGTCGGGACAGTCGGCGTCCTCCTCGGCGTCGCTCGGGGCTCGGACGCCTGA
- a CDS encoding D-aminoacyl-tRNA deacylase, with amino-acid sequence MLAVVVSRADRASEHIGERLLALGDWTDHEDADRADAAGGGTYYRTGGAELRTFDELHIRAEGLAEAFDDPDLLFVASRHSGDTGPLLTAHPTGNPGPAEFGGEAESFARAAPNALSALLSAFDEHAPEGYGVAMECTHHGPTDLDVPSLFVELGSDDEQWDDPEGASAVARAILDCRGVAPDRERQLVGFGGGHYAPRFERVVRETDWAVGHVLADWSLEDMAHPREARGVVAAAFERSAAEHALVEGDRPVLREVIDDLGYRVVSETWARETTGVPLGTVEELESALAPVDEGLRFGDPGAGYEGEFATTELPAELVEEAANVDTGAARDAVAGVALAFETEQGGTRPVGRVALAPGATPDDLVAALADVLRAKYDTVEIADGAVLAREETFVPEKAATLGVGEGPAFGKLAAGEAVEVDGRTIEPHAVHEERELRFAY; translated from the coding sequence ATGCTAGCCGTCGTCGTCTCGCGGGCGGACCGGGCGTCCGAACACATCGGCGAGCGACTGCTCGCGCTCGGCGACTGGACCGACCACGAGGACGCCGACAGGGCGGACGCCGCGGGCGGCGGCACCTACTACCGCACCGGGGGCGCGGAGCTACGGACGTTCGACGAACTGCACATCCGCGCCGAGGGGCTGGCGGAGGCGTTCGACGACCCGGACCTGCTGTTCGTCGCGTCGCGCCACTCCGGCGACACCGGGCCGCTGCTCACCGCACACCCGACCGGCAACCCCGGCCCCGCGGAGTTCGGTGGCGAGGCCGAGTCGTTCGCCCGCGCGGCCCCGAACGCGCTCTCGGCCCTGCTCTCCGCGTTCGACGAGCACGCGCCCGAGGGGTACGGCGTCGCGATGGAGTGTACCCACCACGGGCCGACGGACCTCGACGTGCCGTCGCTGTTCGTGGAACTCGGGAGCGACGACGAACAGTGGGACGACCCCGAGGGCGCGTCGGCCGTCGCGCGGGCGATACTCGACTGCCGCGGCGTCGCGCCCGACCGCGAGCGCCAGCTGGTGGGGTTCGGCGGCGGTCACTACGCCCCGCGGTTCGAGCGCGTCGTCCGCGAGACGGACTGGGCCGTCGGCCACGTCCTCGCCGACTGGTCGCTAGAGGACATGGCCCACCCGCGCGAGGCACGCGGTGTCGTCGCCGCCGCCTTCGAGCGCTCCGCGGCCGAGCACGCGCTCGTGGAGGGCGACCGGCCCGTCCTGCGCGAGGTCATCGACGACCTCGGCTACCGCGTCGTCTCCGAGACGTGGGCGCGCGAGACGACGGGCGTCCCGCTCGGGACGGTCGAGGAACTGGAGTCGGCGCTCGCACCCGTGGACGAGGGCCTCCGATTCGGCGACCCCGGGGCGGGGTACGAGGGGGAGTTCGCGACGACCGAACTGCCCGCCGAGTTGGTCGAGGAGGCGGCGAACGTCGATACCGGCGCCGCGCGCGACGCCGTCGCCGGAGTCGCGCTCGCGTTCGAGACGGAGCAGGGCGGGACCCGACCCGTCGGCAGGGTGGCGCTCGCGCCGGGGGCGACTCCCGACGACCTCGTCGCGGCGCTGGCCGACGTGCTGCGCGCGAAGTACGACACGGTCGAGATAGCGGACGGGGCGGTCCTCGCCCGCGAGGAGACCTTCGTCCCGGAGAAGGCCGCGACGCTCGGGGTCGGCGAGGGGCCGGCGTTCGGGAAACTGGCCGCGGGCGAGGCCGTCGAGGTGGACGGCCGGACCATCGAGCCACACGCCGTCCACGAGGAGCGCGAACTGCGCTTTGCCTACTAG
- a CDS encoding class I SAM-dependent methyltransferase: MDPDEVRRDWAERSGDYSPAYYADIGPNEVSETLAEVLGHYVGEDAAILELGCASGRHLAYLRDHGYGNLAGIDVNPDSFDVMRERYPGLAEAGEFRVAAIEEYVPDLPDDAFDVVFAVETLQHVPPDNEWVFDEIARVTGDLLITAENEGNGPQRGRAEAAVSYVDDDFPLFHRNWKEVFSARGLAQLIREPTPRDTIRVFRAP, translated from the coding sequence ATGGACCCCGACGAGGTGCGCCGGGACTGGGCGGAGCGGTCCGGCGACTACTCGCCCGCGTACTACGCCGACATCGGCCCCAACGAGGTGAGCGAGACGCTCGCCGAGGTGCTCGGCCACTACGTCGGCGAGGACGCCGCGATACTCGAACTCGGCTGTGCGTCGGGCCGCCACCTCGCGTACCTGCGCGACCACGGCTACGGGAACCTCGCCGGCATCGACGTGAACCCCGACTCGTTCGACGTGATGCGGGAGCGGTACCCCGGGCTCGCGGAGGCGGGCGAGTTCCGCGTCGCCGCCATCGAGGAGTACGTCCCCGACCTGCCGGACGACGCCTTCGACGTCGTCTTCGCCGTCGAGACGCTCCAGCACGTGCCGCCCGACAACGAGTGGGTGTTCGACGAGATAGCCCGGGTTACGGGCGACCTCCTCATCACGGCCGAGAACGAGGGGAACGGCCCCCAGCGCGGCCGCGCCGAGGCTGCCGTCAGCTACGTGGATGACGACTTCCCCCTCTTCCACCGCAACTGGAAGGAGGTGTTCTCGGCGCGCGGGCTGGCACAGCTCATCCGCGAGCCGACGCCCCGCGACACGATTCGCGTGTTCCGCGCGCCCTAG
- the ftsZ gene encoding cell division protein FtsZ, protein MDSIIDDAIDEAEEEREEQPAPADAADTSPNTSGTMTDEELASVVKDLETKITVVGCGGAGGNTVTRMAQEGIHGAKLVAANTDAQHLAGEVEADTKILIGRQRTGGRGAGSVPKIGEEAAQENIEDIQASIDDSDMVFITAGLGGGTGTGSAPVVAQAAQEQDALTIAIVTIPFTAEGERRRANADAGLERLRAVADTVIVIPNDRLLDYAPNLPLQDAFKICDRVLMRSVKGMTELITKPGLVNVDFADVKTIMENGGVAMIGLGESDSENKAQDSIRSALRSPLLDVEFDGANSALVNVVGGADMSIEEAEGVVEEIYDRIDPDARIIWGASVNPDFDGKMETMIVVTGVESPQIYGKSEAEREKAVQRGSMGSSRSAGDRSASEDETEFIQ, encoded by the coding sequence ATGGACTCGATTATCGACGACGCCATCGACGAGGCCGAGGAGGAGCGGGAGGAGCAGCCGGCTCCCGCCGACGCGGCCGACACGTCGCCGAACACCTCGGGGACGATGACGGACGAGGAGCTGGCGAGCGTCGTCAAGGACCTGGAGACGAAGATCACCGTCGTGGGCTGTGGCGGGGCCGGCGGCAACACCGTGACCCGGATGGCACAGGAGGGTATCCACGGGGCGAAACTCGTCGCGGCGAACACCGACGCCCAGCACCTCGCCGGCGAGGTCGAGGCCGACACCAAGATACTCATCGGCCGACAGCGCACCGGCGGCCGCGGCGCCGGCTCCGTCCCGAAGATCGGCGAGGAGGCCGCCCAGGAGAACATCGAGGACATCCAGGCGTCCATCGACGACTCCGACATGGTGTTCATCACCGCCGGCCTCGGCGGCGGCACCGGCACCGGCTCCGCGCCCGTCGTCGCACAGGCCGCCCAGGAGCAGGACGCGCTCACCATCGCTATCGTCACCATCCCGTTCACGGCGGAGGGCGAGCGCCGCCGCGCAAACGCCGACGCGGGGCTCGAACGGCTGCGCGCCGTCGCGGACACGGTCATCGTCATCCCGAACGACCGGCTGCTCGACTACGCGCCGAACCTCCCGCTGCAGGACGCGTTCAAGATCTGTGACCGCGTGCTGATGCGGTCGGTGAAGGGGATGACCGAACTCATCACCAAGCCCGGCCTCGTCAACGTCGACTTCGCCGACGTGAAGACCATCATGGAGAACGGCGGCGTCGCCATGATCGGGCTCGGCGAGTCCGACTCCGAGAACAAGGCACAGGACTCGATACGCTCGGCGCTCCGCTCGCCGCTGCTCGACGTGGAGTTCGACGGCGCGAACTCCGCCCTCGTCAACGTCGTCGGCGGCGCGGACATGTCCATCGAGGAGGCGGAGGGCGTCGTCGAGGAGATTTACGACCGAATCGACCCCGACGCGCGCATCATCTGGGGCGCCTCGGTGAACCCCGACTTCGACGGGAAGATGGAGACGATGATCGTCGTCACCGGCGTCGAGTCGCCGCAGATATACGGCAAGAGCGAGGCCGAGCGCGAGAAGGCCGTCCAGCGCGGCTCGATGGGGTCGTCGCGCTCGGCGGGCGACCGCTCCGCCTCCGAGGACGAGACCGAGTTCATCCAGTAG
- a CDS encoding four-helix bundle copper-binding protein yields MTQPRQQAGGYGTIGPMEQQQGTVTGQGFPAPGPDITLEEAISEEMRVVLHDFVESANVAEWCADRCLDEQGMAECARLCRDVADIARLNVELLARDSAFGAELAEVFVVAAEAAARECARHPTKHCQECAEVLPRAARATRKMLASFEQGGQIQPGQGIGQF; encoded by the coding sequence ATGACACAACCACGACAACAGGCGGGCGGTTACGGGACGATAGGGCCGATGGAACAACAGCAGGGGACCGTGACGGGACAGGGGTTCCCCGCCCCGGGGCCGGACATCACGCTCGAGGAGGCCATCAGCGAGGAGATGCGCGTCGTGCTCCACGACTTCGTGGAGTCGGCGAACGTCGCCGAGTGGTGCGCCGACCGGTGTCTCGACGAGCAGGGCATGGCCGAGTGCGCCCGGCTCTGTCGGGACGTGGCCGACATCGCTCGGCTCAACGTCGAACTGCTCGCCCGCGACTCGGCGTTCGGCGCCGAGCTCGCCGAGGTGTTCGTCGTCGCGGCCGAGGCGGCCGCGCGGGAGTGCGCCCGCCACCCGACCAAGCACTGTCAGGAGTGTGCCGAGGTGCTCCCGCGGGCCGCGCGGGCCACCCGGAAGATGCTCGCTTCGTTCGAACAGGGCGGGCAGATACAGCCGGGACAGGGAATCGGGCAGTTCTGA